One stretch of Paenibacillus sp. FSL R5-0341 DNA includes these proteins:
- the cysK gene encoding cysteine synthase A produces MSQNNTKQHPLVAADVTELIGQTPAVKLNRLTGSDSADVYVKLEYFNPSGSVKDRAAYNLIVQAERAGHLLPGATIIEPTSGNTGIGLAMNAAAKGYKAILIMPDNMSKERINILKAYGADVVLTPAAERMPGAIRKAKELHADIPGSFIPQQFENQANPDIHRITTAPEIMQQMEGRLDAFIATAGTGGTITGTGEELRKQLPDIRIYAVEPKGSPVLSGGEPGPHKLVGTSPGFIPDILNTDVWDAIIQVSDEDALDTMRQLAAREGLLLGPSSGASVWASLRIAKELGPGHRVLCIAPDTGERYLSMGIF; encoded by the coding sequence ATGTCACAAAATAATACAAAGCAACATCCTCTTGTAGCAGCAGATGTAACCGAACTGATCGGCCAGACACCTGCAGTTAAACTGAACCGACTCACAGGCAGCGACTCCGCTGACGTATACGTGAAACTGGAATACTTCAACCCGAGTGGCAGCGTCAAAGACCGTGCCGCCTATAACCTGATCGTTCAGGCTGAACGTGCGGGACACTTGCTCCCTGGTGCTACCATTATCGAACCAACCAGCGGCAATACGGGCATAGGTCTTGCGATGAATGCCGCCGCCAAAGGATATAAAGCCATTCTGATTATGCCGGACAACATGTCTAAGGAACGCATCAACATTCTGAAAGCCTATGGCGCAGATGTGGTGCTCACGCCTGCTGCGGAGCGGATGCCTGGTGCGATTCGCAAAGCGAAAGAACTTCATGCAGACATTCCGGGCAGCTTCATTCCCCAGCAATTCGAGAATCAGGCGAACCCGGACATTCACCGGATTACGACAGCTCCCGAGATTATGCAGCAGATGGAAGGCAGGCTGGACGCCTTCATCGCTACGGCGGGAACTGGCGGAACCATTACCGGGACGGGAGAAGAACTGCGCAAGCAGTTACCCGATATCCGTATCTATGCGGTGGAGCCCAAAGGGTCTCCGGTGTTGTCCGGTGGCGAGCCTGGACCACACAAGCTCGTCGGTACAAGTCCGGGGTTCATTCCGGACATCCTGAATACCGACGTGTGGGATGCCATCATCCAGGTGTCCGATGAGGACGCACTGGATACGATGCGGCAGCTTGCTGCCCGGGAAGGGCTGTTGCTCGGCCCTTCCTCTGGCGCTTCGGTGTGGGCCTCTCTTCGCATCGCGAAGGAA
- a CDS encoding nucleotide-binding protein has product MKTLKPRVFIGCSLEAKPIAAAVHENLRFSAEVTPWYSGVFNPSSYTMDDLETEVRTTDFAIFIFHPDDISKIRGKYYASVRDNTMLEMGLFMGRLGRKRIFFILPEDITDIKDTTKVEGLRMPTDLLGLNPLVYEIRSDGKWAPAVSVACSKIADSIEEQGRWSDPELENIIEKHKRTEGEARLQLLKLLRFFRELLRTRKADAKMLERMSDALRTAFVSHPPFAVRGTAIYRTDDSRYIEQLCGNVGEPGRKYDLSANDDKPPDDPKRILVIDSYRENKIKINLYDDYLEKEYLLCYPVAKRYVITVHIIGHIEADEAVFQQIDLQNRQLFNAINDLLGGEPE; this is encoded by the coding sequence ATGAAAACGTTAAAGCCAAGAGTCTTTATTGGCTGCTCGCTGGAAGCGAAGCCGATTGCAGCCGCAGTACACGAAAACTTACGTTTTTCAGCCGAAGTTACCCCTTGGTACTCCGGAGTTTTTAATCCAAGCAGCTATACGATGGACGACCTGGAAACAGAAGTTCGTACGACAGACTTCGCCATTTTTATTTTTCATCCGGATGATATATCTAAAATTCGCGGGAAGTACTACGCGTCGGTCCGGGATAATACAATGCTTGAAATGGGTCTGTTTATGGGCCGTCTGGGACGAAAGCGTATTTTTTTCATTCTTCCTGAAGATATTACGGACATCAAGGACACGACCAAGGTCGAAGGATTGCGTATGCCTACAGATCTGCTGGGATTAAATCCACTCGTGTATGAAATCCGTTCTGACGGAAAGTGGGCACCAGCCGTGTCCGTGGCATGTTCCAAAATCGCAGACAGTATTGAGGAACAGGGACGCTGGAGTGATCCAGAATTGGAGAACATCATCGAGAAGCATAAACGTACTGAAGGAGAAGCAAGGTTACAACTGCTCAAGTTGCTGCGGTTCTTTAGGGAATTGCTGCGTACCCGCAAAGCAGATGCCAAGATGCTGGAGCGAATGAGCGATGCCCTGCGTACCGCCTTTGTCTCTCATCCTCCATTCGCCGTACGTGGCACAGCCATATACCGTACAGATGACAGTCGTTATATTGAGCAATTATGTGGTAATGTTGGAGAACCGGGAAGAAAGTATGACTTGTCCGCTAACGACGACAAACCACCGGATGATCCCAAGCGTATCCTGGTGATTGATTCTTACCGGGAGAACAAGATCAAGATCAATCTCTATGATGATTACCTTGAGAAAGAGTATCTGCTATGCTATCCTGTAGCCAAGAGGTATGTAATCACCGTTCACATTATTGGACATATTGAAGCGGATGAGGCGGTATTTCAGCAGATTGACCTGCAGAATCGTCAACTGTTCAACGCCATCAACGATTTGTTAGGAGGCGAACCGGAATGA
- a CDS encoding YitT family protein: MKRTSLTLQHVKTEAIKFAIMLLGTFILAFAYYHINFQNHLSEGGFVGLALLGKYATGLSPAIGMLLLDIPVMILAWFLKGWKFMIQALLGVGAFSLFYDGFERYSTLVMSFNGNLWIPAVLSGVLTGVGAGIVLRFGGATGGDDILAVLVSRWKGWKLGTVFFVSDAFVLGLSLFFLPVKETLYTILAVWIASKVITYVVSVPARGTVVTTSAVKLPMPSAAAKAVNAAAVSQRTTVARGVSH; the protein is encoded by the coding sequence ATGAAGAGAACATCGTTAACCTTACAACACGTTAAAACAGAGGCGATCAAATTCGCCATTATGCTACTCGGTACATTTATTTTAGCTTTTGCTTACTATCACATTAACTTTCAGAATCATTTATCGGAGGGCGGATTTGTCGGTCTGGCCCTGCTCGGAAAATACGCAACAGGCTTATCACCTGCCATCGGTATGTTGTTACTGGACATTCCGGTCATGATTCTGGCTTGGTTCCTTAAAGGCTGGAAATTCATGATTCAGGCATTGCTTGGCGTCGGTGCATTTTCCCTATTCTATGACGGCTTTGAACGATACTCCACACTGGTGATGTCGTTTAACGGAAATCTGTGGATTCCGGCAGTTCTATCCGGTGTATTGACAGGGGTAGGCGCGGGGATCGTGCTTCGATTCGGTGGAGCGACAGGCGGAGACGATATTCTCGCTGTGCTGGTTAGCCGCTGGAAGGGATGGAAGCTGGGAACAGTTTTCTTTGTCAGTGATGCTTTTGTATTGGGATTGTCGCTTTTCTTTCTTCCGGTAAAAGAAACTTTATATACGATTCTGGCCGTATGGATCGCCAGCAAAGTCATTACGTACGTCGTTAGTGTTCCGGCTCGCGGAACCGTGGTTACGACTTCAGCTGTGAAATTGCCGATGCCATCGGCTGCAGCCAAGGCAGTTAACGCTGCTGCTGTTTCACAGCGAACTACGGTGGCTAGAGGGGTATCCCATTAA